One Drosophila subpulchrella strain 33 F10 #4 breed RU33 chromosome 2R, RU_Dsub_v1.1 Primary Assembly, whole genome shotgun sequence genomic window, TTGACCCACTGGATCTCGGGACGCGGCTGGCCACGTACGCGGCAATCCAGAACCAACTCATTCTCGTTGAGAGAATATGTGTCTGCAAAGGGAAGAGAACTATTAGTGGGTTTCTGTGCTTTTAAAAATAGGTGGATTAACAGAAGAGGTTAGAACATCAAAGATGTACAAAGGCGAAGATGAAATCCGTAGCTCTTTCCAGACGGGTAATACCTCGGATTGGCTGCGTAAAAGTACTTGGCAATGTGGCCTCCTTGAAATGCTTGTACACACGAAGCTGGGCATGTGTTAAACTTTCGCCAAAGTCGTTGGTGGCACAACAGGTGTAGTTGCCACTGTCATCGGCCACCGCAGCAAAGATCTCCAACGAAGCCTCCCCGTTCATGTAGAGCGTCTGATAGCGATTATCCCTGGGCAGGGGTTTGTGGTTCTTCAGCCACTCGATGTGGGTGTTCTCGTCTCCCGACACGGCGCACAGCAGTCGAAGATTGGCCCCCTCCGAAACAGTTCGATCGTGCAGTAGAGTGTGGAACAGCGGCTTCGCCTTGCCCACACTGCGTAGGACCCGATCTCCGGCTCGATGAAGCTCTCCATTGCCGTTCACTTGGCTTCCGGAACTCAAGTGCGACTGACTACGTGACCAGAGAGAGCTATCATGATCGCTAATACTGGGAATCTCCTCCTGGCTAACGTTAATAAGGCGCTTCAGATCGGCCGCCTTAATGGTGGTGCTGGTCGAGTCAATGCGATCTTCGTGCTCTGCATAGCAGGCGAAGATCCCACAATCGGAAGATATGGGATTGCGAATAATCAGCTTCCTTACACCGCCGGGCTCTTCGATTGCCCTGTACCGGTTATTGCATATAGAGTGGTCATCGCGCATCCAACTGACATTGGGCCTTCCATTCACCTGACAACTTAGCACTATCTCATTTCGCTGGGCATCGTAGGATTCTGAAAGAAAAACACAATCAGCTGAAAATTTCCATAATGATCTATATATAGTTACCTATTATGCCACTGGAGAAGCTCTGCGGCAAGTTTCCAGTAGACTGATCGAGTACACTTAGCTGGCCAGCACTCTCCACAGTCTGCCGGCTGTTCTTCACCACGCATCTGTAGTGACCACTGTCCTCGACTCGGGCATCGTAAATCTCCAGACTGATGGCTCCGTTTATGTTGTAGATTTTGTGGCGGGCATCTTTGGTCACTCGCTCATCGTTCCTCAGCCAGTGGACGTCCTCTATGATGCCGGTCACATAGCAGATGAGCTGCGCCTTGTTACCACTGCCGATGGTCATGGCCTTTAAGCTGGTCTCCAGATTCAGTCGCAGCTTAGCCTCCCGAGCCTTGGTCTTGGCGGCAGCATTGTCATTGGGCGAGGCAGGTGAGGATTCCTCCCGCTTAATCTCCTGGATGACCTTGTCAATCGGTTTCTTTTCGGCAGTTCGCTCTCTAACGTAGTCGGAGGCCTGGACAAACTTGCTGATCTTCATCTGCCCATTCTCGCTCTCCGCATAGCAAGTGTACAGACCGGAATCGTTGCTGCCAAAGTTAGTGATGGTCAGGAGTTTCACTCCGTCGCTCTGCTCTGCATACTGGTACTTGGTGCCCTCAATGGGCAGCAGGGTATTATCCCTCTGCCAGTAAATGTGGGGCTTGGGACTGCCCGACACCTTGCACTCCAAAGTGAGCTGGTTGTCCTGGGAATGATATGCATCTGGAACATGGACGGAGATAAAGAGACAAGACCCAAGACACATAAGACAAAGTACTACAAAAGGCGAGGAAAGGGGTGCAGTAGGTTGTTAGTTTTCTTAAAGAATACCTAGGGCTAAAAATAGAGATTCATATACTCATAGATACAAAGACAATCACCTGAACGCACTCAGTTGGGGGAATCCCACATACATAGAGCGTCCTACCTTTGATACCCACTACAAAGGTGGGCGAAATAACTTCCGGCTTGGCCGTGCTGTACACAAACAAATTGCAAGTGCTCACGATTTCGTTTTCACTACCCCTGACCCGCAAAGTGTATTCTCCGGCATCCTCTTCTGTGACTCCAACGAGGTTCAACCAGGCGATACCGTCCTGCATGGACATCTTGCTCCTCGGTCCGAAGGCTATCGGTTGGTCACCAAAGAACCACTTGGCCGTTGGCTCAGGTCCATCAATATTCACCATCCACTTGACGTTGCTGCCCGATTTCACCGTTCGGTTGGAGAGGAAGTTCCTGAAGTAGAGGCGCTTCCTTAGATCCGGCGGCGGTGGCACCTCACGTCTGGAGCTGGTTTGCTCCTCCTCATCCGGCTTGGGCTTCCTGCGGCGCTTCTCTCCTCCCTCGCCACCCTCGCCGCCCTCACCTTCGGCGCCTTCTTCTCCGGCTGGAGTTGCCTCCTCATCACCGGTCGGACGTGGAGGTCTGCCCTCCCTGGGCGGCGAGATGCGAGGAGCCCTGACTCGCGGCTCCACAGTGATCACGTGGACAATCTCAGTTTTGCCCTCGCGATTCTCCGCCTGGCACACATACTTGCCGCTGTCCGAGGCCTTCGGATGGCTGATGAACAGCTCGCAGGTGCCGTCGTCGTGGTCAACCTGCTGGTACTTGTCGCtgttctccaccttgacgccATCCTTCACCCACGTGACCGAGGGAGTGGGCAGGCCGCGCACATGTACGTCCAGCTGCAGCTCGTTGATCTTGCCGTGCATCGTGTCCTTGATGTTGCGCGTAAAGGTGGGTGGCACATCACCTGTGCCCGGATCCTCGTACACCTCCAGACGGCACGAGGTGGAGGCCTCACCGGTCTCGTCACGACCCCAGCACTTGTACTCGCCATTGTCCTCGGCGGTGGCGCTCGTGATCTCCAGAAGGCACAGGCCCTCGCTGTACCTGCCCCTGATCTTCGGCGAGTTTTGGATCTGCTCGCCGTCCTTAAACCACTTGACTTGGGGCTCCTTGGCCTCCAGGAAGCAGGAAATTTTCACTTTGGATCCCTCGGCCACCACGCGATCTCTCATCGAAGTGCTGAAATGGATCGCGATGTTCTTTTCGCGACGCTTGCTTGACAAGCTGGCGGTATCGGAGGCGTAATCGGTAGCGTAGGCCGAGGAGTCATCCTCCTCCTTTTTGCCACGCTTCTTTGTCTTGCCGTCCTCGGCCTCGGATTCCGGCTCGGCGGCAGCAGCCGCAGGAGCAGGCTTCTTCTCCACTGGCTTCTCCACCTCCTTGGGGCGCAGAAGGCTCTTGTCCGCATGGAACACACCGTGGATGTTGTCCGAGATGTGATGGGCCTGACCCTCGAAGAGCACGTAGTGCGAGATCTCCATCTTGCCGGCGCGACTCTCCGCCTTGAGCACATACTTGCCGGAGTCCTTGTTATCCGGCCGATCGATGATGAGCTCCCGGGTGCCGTCCTGGTGCTCGATAAGCTGGTAGCGACCGCCGCTTTGGATCTCGATGCTGTCCTTGAACCACTGGACCTCGGGAGTGGGCTGACCCCTCACAGCCGTCTCCAGGATTAGCTCGTTGGTGTTCAGGTGATAGGTTTCTGAGAGAGAAACACCGAGATGGGTTACATAAGGACACATCCCGAAAAAGAAAGCCATTGCATAAGGAATGCGATCAATGGCATTGCACAAACATACACATGTCGATTGCTAAATATAGACGGTTCGATCCGATCGAACACACTCATACGACATCCAATATCTTACCTTTCAGAGAGCGAATGAAGACGGGTTGCACATCCGTGTTGACCTTGGCCTGGTAGACATGCAGCATGGCGGAGGTGGTGATCTTGCACGACTCATTCTGGGCAATAATGGAGTAGGTGCCCGAGTCCTCCACTTGGGCATTGACAAACTCTAGCACCGCCAAGCAGTCGCGGTTCATGTTGCGAATGTTGGGTCCATAGGTGACATTCTGGTCATCCTTCTGCCACTTGATCATCGGCTGGGGTCCGCCAATGACGGCCTGCAACTTGACCTTGGAGCCCTCGGCCACGTACCGATTGGACAGGTTGACCGTGAAGTACAGCATCTGCTTGGGCGAAGGATCCGGCATCCGGCTGCGGCGCTCGTAGCCACCTTCTCCGGCGGCCTCCGGCTCGTCGTCCTTCTTCTTCTTGCCCTTGGCCTTGCCCCCCTCGGCTGACTCGCCTCCTTCCTGCATGGCAATGGCGGACAGGATGCTCGACCGACGCGACGTGTGAGTGGTGTCGACGACGACCGTGTGGGTGGTCGACTGAGTGCCCAGTTTGCTCTTGGCGGTGCAGACATAGATGCCGTTGTCATTGATCGTCGGCTTGTTGATAATCAGCTCGCAGATGCCGTCCAAGTGCTCGATCTGCACCACCCGATCGTCGATCACCACGGGTATCTGGTCCTTGGTCCACGAGATCTCTGGGCGGGGGTTGCCGCGCACCTTCGTGTCGAGAATCAGATCGTTCTGTGAGGCATGGTACACATCTGAGAACAAAGTCAATCAATCAATTTGGCTATTTTCGTACGCGATCGACCTCAATCGCAAAAGAACATCGACACACGACGGACACACATGGACATGGGATCGTGTAACCGACAACAGTTGGCCACAGAGCACACCACACACAGAACGGGGGATTGGAATACCTCGCAGGGGAAGGGCGAAAATGGGCTCCGACTCGTCACCATCCGCCTGTGCCGCGTACACCTTGAAGTAGCAGGAGGTCTCGATCTCGCTGAGATCGTTTTTGGCCACGCACTTGTAGACACCGGAGTCGGCGCCGGTCACGTTGCTAAGCTCGATGATGGCCTTGCCCTCCTCGGACAGGTTCTTGATGTTGCCgcccaccaccacccacttgTCGTCCTTCATCCAGCGGGTATTGGGAGCGGGTCCAATTACCGTGGCCACGAACTTAACGGTGGAACCCTCGAGCGCCATGCGATCGCGCAGCTGGGTGGCAAATGCCAACTTCTGCTTGGCGGGCACCAGCTTTTCCGGAGTGGCCCTTGCCGGATGCAGACgcagctgctcctcctccgcctccgcCCTTCTCTGGTCGGAGTCGGCCTTCGACTTGAGAGCCTCATCCATGGCCTTCTTGGCCTGCTTTAAGCTGTCTAGCTGGATCTTATCGCGGGCGTGGAAGATGCCGGGCACATGGTAGTGCAGGTTGCGGGCCACCTCCACCGTGTGGTTGATCTGCACCTCACCGCTGGAGTTGAAGGCCTTCATGGTGTAGATGCCGCCATCCTTGTTACCCGGCTTGTAGATCAGCAGCTTGCACACACCGTGCGCCTCCTCCAGCATGGTGAATTTGTAGCTTGGCTTCACCTGGAAGGCGCCGCGCCACCAGGTGATCACTGGTCGCGGGTAGCCGTGGACGTGGCACTCGATGGTCAGCTCGTCGTCACGCAGATGGTAGTACTCTGAAATGGGCAATTAGAAGATCTTAGGAGTGCCAAGTTATCCCAAGGACCGACAAATACCTTTGATGTACTGAATGGAAGGGGGTTTGGGTTCGTCCTTGAAAATTTCATAGACGGTCACAATGCAAGACGAAGACGTCTCATCGTTCTGGTTCGAGATCACGCACGAGTATTCCCCAGAGTCCAGGATGGTGGTGTTAATCACCTCCAGCACCAGGatgttgttgttattgatgATGCGGTGGCATCCGTCGCGCTCCAGCTGCTTGCCGTTGTGGAACCACTTGGCAGACAGCTCCGGACCGTCCACGGCGCAGGCCAGGCGCACACTTTGACCGGCCTCGACGGCTCGATCGGACAGGAAGTTGATGAACTTGGGATTGCGGGCCTGTTCCCGGCGGCGCTGCCAGTCGGCGTCGCGCTCCTTCTCGCTGACCCGCTTGGCCTGGCTGTATTTGCGCATCTGCTGCATGAACTCCTCGCCCTCGACGGCGGCGATACGCTGCCAGCGCTCTTCCTCGTGAGGATCGGGGCGGACGAAGTCGTCGGAGGAGTCGCTGCCGCGGCGCTTCTCTTTCTTCTTCTTCGGGTCGACCACCTCCTCTTCCTCCTCTTCGGGCTCGCGTTCCTCGATGTCTTCCTCGTTATATTCTTGGTCCTGGTCCTCGTCGCCGTATCCGGCTTCGGTGCCCTCCTCACCCTCCTCGCCCAGGGCGGATggttcctcctcctcctcctccgcctcaGCCTCCTCCTGAGCCCGCTGTTCGGCCTCCAGACGGTCCTGCTCCTCCTTTTCAGCTTGGAGGCGCTTCTGGCGCTCTTCGAAGGTCTCGCCCTTGGGCTTGGCCCTGGCAGCCGCCTCCTCGGCGGCCTTGGCCGCTGCCTTCGCCTGCTCCTCCATCTGGAGCACCATCTTGCTCTTCTTCGGCGGCGGCTTGGCCTGCTGCTGCTCAAACATCTTCTTGCTGGCCTTCTGGCCGCCGCCGATCTCCAGTTTCAAGGTCAATTTCGGACTGGGCGACTTCTCTTTCTTTTCCTTCTTCTTGGGCGGGGCCTTCTTCTTGCCCTTCTTGACGGGCTCATCGCCATCGTCAAAGTCGGCACTGTCCTCCCTATCGTCAGCGCCAAAGTCGCCCAGATCATCGCCATCCTCGGCACCGGAAGGACTCATGTCCTTGTCGATGGACTTGCGCTGGACGCGCGGCTTTCTGGCCTTCTTTTCCTTCTTCTTCGGCTTAACCTCCTCAATGATATCCTCCTCCTCGACCTCCTCATACTCCTCCACAACGTAGATAACCTCAACGTTGGACACATCCATTACGGCAGCGCGATCGATCACCGACAAATCGGATGTTATGTAACGCACGGGCTTTTGCACGTCCAACGGCTCGGAAATATCCATAACGAGGGCGCGATCGAATACGGCGATATTGCAGGTGGTCTGGCTCTTGATGTCCCTACCCAGTTCGAAGGGGGTCTTCTCCTTTTCCTCGCGTTTCAGGAATGGAGTAATGCTGCGCCATGTCGACGGCGTTGCACTGCGTCGCGTCATGTAGAGGGTAAAGGGGGTCTGACTCCTTCCAtgaatgggcgtggcactgcGGCCGCGGAGACTTCCAGGAGTTGGGGACTTAAGCTTGCGCTTCTTTTGCGTCGGCACCTGCAGGGTATCCTGGGCAGATGCCGCCTCCGGTTCGGCCGAAGCCCGTGGCTCGATATCCCCGTTCTCCGTTTCTCCCATTTC contains:
- the LOC119550040 gene encoding muscle M-line assembly protein unc-89 isoform X13 yields the protein MGETENGDIEPRASAEPEAASAQDTLQVPTQKKRKLKSPTPGSLRGRSATPIHGRSQTPFTLYMTRRSATPSTWRSITPFLKREEKEKTPFELGRDIKSQTTCNIAVFDRALVMDISEPLDVQKPVRYITSDLSVIDRAAVMDVSNVEVIYVVEEYEEVEEEDIIEEVKPKKKEKKARKPRVQRKSIDKDMSPSGAEDGDDLGDFGADDREDSADFDDGDEPVKKGKKKAPPKKKEKKEKSPSPKLTLKLEIGGGQKASKKMFEQQQAKPPPKKSKMVLQMEEQAKAAAKAAEEAAARAKPKGETFEERQKRLQAEKEEQDRLEAEQRAQEEAEAEEEEEEPSALGEEGEEGTEAGYGDEDQDQEYNEEDIEEREPEEEEEEVVDPKKKKEKRRGSDSSDDFVRPDPHEEERWQRIAAVEGEEFMQQMRKYSQAKRVSEKERDADWQRRREQARNPKFINFLSDRAVEAGQSVRLACAVDGPELSAKWFHNGKQLERDGCHRIINNNNILVLEVINTTILDSGEYSCVISNQNDETSSSCIVTVYEIFKDEPKPPSIQYIKEYYHLRDDELTIECHVHGYPRPVITWWRGAFQVKPSYKFTMLEEAHGVCKLLIYKPGNKDGGIYTMKAFNSSGEVQINHTVEVARNLHYHVPGIFHARDKIQLDSLKQAKKAMDEALKSKADSDQRRAEAEEEQLRLHPARATPEKLVPAKQKLAFATQLRDRMALEGSTVKFVATVIGPAPNTRWMKDDKWVVVGGNIKNLSEEGKAIIELSNVTGADSGVYKCVAKNDLSEIETSCYFKVYAAQADGDESEPIFALPLRDVYHASQNDLILDTKVRGNPRPEISWTKDQIPVVIDDRVVQIEHLDGICELIINKPTINDNGIYVCTAKSKLGTQSTTHTVVVDTTHTSRRSSILSAIAMQEGGESAEGGKAKGKKKKDDEPEAAGEGGYERRSRMPDPSPKQMLYFTVNLSNRYVAEGSKVKLQAVIGGPQPMIKWQKDDQNVTYGPNIRNMNRDCLAVLEFVNAQVEDSGTYSIIAQNESCKITTSAMLHVYQAKVNTDVQPVFIRSLKETYHLNTNELILETAVRGQPTPEVQWFKDSIEIQSGGRYQLIEHQDGTRELIIDRPDNKDSGKYVLKAESRAGKMEISHYVLFEGQAHHISDNIHGVFHADKSLLRPKEVEKPVEKKPAPAAAAAEPESEAEDGKTKKRGKKEEDDSSAYATDYASDTASLSSKRREKNIAIHFSTSMRDRVVAEGSKVKISCFLEAKEPQVKWFKDGEQIQNSPKIRGRYSEGLCLLEITSATAEDNGEYKCWGRDETGEASTSCRLEVYEDPGTGDVPPTFTRNIKDTMHGKINELQLDVHVRGLPTPSVTWVKDGVKVENSDKYQQVDHDDGTCELFISHPKASDSGKYVCQAENREGKTEIVHVITVEPRVRAPRISPPREGRPPRPTGDEEATPAGEEGAEGEGGEGGEGGEKRRRKPKPDEEEQTSSRREVPPPPDLRKRLYFRNFLSNRTVKSGSNVKWMVNIDGPEPTAKWFFGDQPIAFGPRSKMSMQDGIAWLNLVGVTEEDAGEYTLRVRGSENEIVSTCNLFVYSTAKPEVISPTFVVGIKDTYSLNENELVLDCRVRGQPRPEIQWVKGTEPIESNEKYKLSDQADGYAKLTIVNPTEKDSGVYWCVARNEGAENKISHQVDFKGRQHYSLQKTHGFFHRDPNKPHFLLPLGNQTVCNGGTVAISAEFMQTSTPIEVKWLRDRRVVDGPNVKALTDKGVYTLTIMNAGPEVEGTYTCRASNAFGRIESNVNVDVAVGAEKDERPPLFLSRPDTEMKIAVGDPFSLSFRIAGEPKPKLTFMKGTKDITQSDRVSKEVSDDYTRFSVQQAQISDSGTYFVVARNNFGTDRIFVTVTIKIPKKKESE